Proteins encoded by one window of Candidatus Tiamatella incendiivivens:
- a CDS encoding AbrB/MazE/SpoVT family DNA-binding domain-containing protein, translated as MTLVVETRKIQRLGSSSLVVTLPKNWARKNNLKPGDPIYMVDEGGHLKILPGSSRKPCIKEQVTTKYTKNVKELGLERMIKCAYLNGYNSIRIEYAASYQKPEDIIGIAEKLSYVAGVREEYNTVVIGFRDDGTDPQKYLRRIFVEYQNLVETIRDSYETGRVDNNRIEETLGTLDRLHNFYRLSINKTCSQTSVREGDRMSRHSASSILGVLPRIMSGLAWIAARYQGDETAWSIISKTIIAFREAVGSYLSESLKRIHLYQGIRRKVNNLMAENAERYPDLKAKTEDLLYILDELAGDTVCLSLKENRK; from the coding sequence TTGACACTCGTGGTTGAAACGAGGAAAATACAGAGACTGGGTAGCAGTAGCTTGGTCGTTACGCTTCCCAAAAACTGGGCTAGGAAGAACAATCTGAAGCCTGGGGATCCTATATACATGGTGGATGAAGGAGGCCACTTGAAGATATTACCTGGAAGCAGTAGGAAGCCTTGTATTAAGGAGCAGGTAACTACAAAGTATACCAAGAACGTTAAAGAGCTTGGTTTGGAAAGGATGATTAAGTGCGCGTATTTGAATGGGTATAATTCTATAAGAATAGAGTATGCCGCCAGCTATCAGAAGCCGGAGGATATAATTGGAATCGCTGAAAAACTATCTTATGTAGCAGGCGTGCGGGAAGAGTATAATACCGTCGTAATAGGATTCAGAGACGATGGAACAGATCCGCAGAAATATCTTAGGAGAATATTCGTAGAATACCAGAACCTAGTCGAGACGATAAGAGACTCGTATGAAACGGGTAGAGTAGACAATAATAGAATAGAGGAAACACTCGGAACCCTAGACAGGCTCCACAACTTCTATAGATTATCAATAAACAAAACATGCTCGCAAACATCTGTAAGAGAGGGAGACAGAATGTCCAGGCACTCCGCTTCATCAATACTCGGCGTTCTCCCGAGAATTATGTCAGGTCTAGCCTGGATAGCAGCTAGATACCAGGGAGACGAAACGGCGTGGTCTATAATTAGTAAAACTATCATAGCGTTCAGGGAAGCAGTAGGAAGCTACTTGTCAGAGAGCCTTAAAAGAATACATTTATACCAAGGGATAAGGAGGAAGGTAAACAACCTCATGGCTGAAAATGCAGAGAGATACCCTGACCTCAAAGCTAAAACAGAAGACCTGCTATATATACTAGACGAGTTAGCCGGTGACACAGTCTGCCTCTCACTTAAAGAAAACCGGAAATAA
- a CDS encoding AIR synthase related protein encodes MSEHEFIYRLLRELSIPDADAYYESGWMFKVDGYSAEEALYPWMSLEDLGWKAVTSAISDVYSSGGLPVFYLASIGVGSRENAEELTRGIREAVGFYGGKLVGGDTNRCSCDAWIDVFAVGKSLAGRLLDRSGGSPGDAVIQLGSIGLGSAAYYIYKEGLSVEDFPSVMGWSVRPVIPSWIPYVVSHKCVRAVIDNSDGFLYSLRFLAEGSGVGLVVSDLWFDEEALSVADGDWRKLSVGEDYNLFLLVSNDCVDDFLGYCSGFASGMWACRVVGLAGKGEPGVVLSGFEGSGGWESF; translated from the coding sequence TTGAGTGAGCATGAGTTCATATACAGGTTGTTAAGAGAGTTGAGTATTCCAGATGCAGACGCCTACTACGAGTCTGGCTGGATGTTCAAAGTCGACGGTTACTCTGCTGAGGAAGCATTGTATCCTTGGATGTCCTTAGAGGATCTAGGGTGGAAGGCTGTTACGTCGGCTATATCGGATGTATATTCCTCTGGTGGTCTTCCAGTCTTCTATCTTGCCTCTATAGGTGTGGGATCACGGGAGAATGCCGAGGAATTAACTCGTGGGATTAGGGAAGCAGTTGGTTTCTATGGAGGTAAACTTGTTGGCGGGGATACCAATAGGTGCAGTTGTGATGCTTGGATAGATGTTTTTGCTGTAGGAAAAAGTTTAGCTGGAAGGCTCTTAGATAGGAGTGGAGGTTCTCCTGGAGACGCCGTTATTCAGCTTGGTTCTATTGGATTGGGTAGTGCTGCATATTATATCTATAAGGAAGGCTTGTCCGTTGAGGATTTTCCAAGTGTGATGGGGTGGAGTGTGAGACCAGTTATTCCTAGTTGGATTCCTTACGTAGTTTCCCATAAGTGTGTGAGGGCTGTTATTGATAATAGTGATGGTTTCCTATATTCGCTGAGGTTTCTAGCTGAGGGTTCTGGGGTTGGATTAGTTGTTAGCGATTTGTGGTTTGACGAGGAAGCTTTGTCTGTTGCTGATGGTGATTGGAGAAAGCTTAGTGTTGGGGAGGATTACAACTTGTTTCTATTGGTTTCTAATGATTGTGTAGATGATTTTCTCGGTTACTGTAGCGGGTTCGCTTCTGGTATGTGGGCTTGTAGGGTTGTGGGTCTTGCCGGGAAGGGAGAGCCAGGTGTTGTATTATCTGGTTTCGAAGGCTCGGGTGGATGGGAGAGTTTTTAG